One genomic window of Rhizobium sp. NZLR1 includes the following:
- a CDS encoding DUF2934 domain-containing protein: MKNPARRKTSEAPADGRPEFPSAADSRGKKTARRAVNDIGRQTGGSPAASREEEIRKRAYSFWEKDGRPEGQHRHHWTLAEHELDAPGEINNPPNLAALREASRQHTDTFLVRTDLEDADQREASPGTREQS; the protein is encoded by the coding sequence ATGAAAAACCCGGCACGACGCAAGACAAGCGAAGCCCCGGCCGACGGCCGGCCGGAATTTCCATCCGCCGCGGACAGCCGCGGAAAGAAGACGGCTCGGCGAGCCGTAAACGACATCGGTAGGCAGACCGGCGGGTCGCCGGCAGCCAGCCGCGAAGAGGAGATCCGCAAAAGGGCATATTCGTTCTGGGAAAAGGACGGTAGGCCAGAAGGCCAGCACCGGCATCACTGGACCTTGGCTGAGCATGAACTCGACGCACCGGGCGAAATCAACAATCCTCCAAATCTCGCGGCACTGCGAGAGGCCTCGCGCCAACATACCGATACATTCCTCGTCAGAACCGATCTCGAAGATGCCGATCAGCGCGAAGCCTCCCCCGGCACGCGTGAGCAGAGTTGA
- a CDS encoding GntR family transcriptional regulator: MRQASEIEVLVAPPQIVGRLRRITTAGAIYERLHANIVSLRMPPGMLLQEKRIADDFGVSRTPVREALLRLSEGGLVDIYPQSGTVVSRVPVSAIPEAVVVRKALEGTTVETAALLATAADIGRLDAIIARQRSHAATGNASSFHEEDETFHEAIAQTAGYPGIWAILKTVKVQIDRARRLTLPVLGRMDTVVHEHMIIRDALAAHDATAARHAMIHHLSAVIPDVDELRSRYPDYFC; the protein is encoded by the coding sequence ATGCGGCAGGCATCAGAAATTGAAGTTTTGGTCGCCCCGCCGCAGATTGTCGGCAGGCTGCGGCGGATCACCACCGCCGGCGCCATTTATGAGCGCCTGCATGCCAATATCGTGTCGCTGCGGATGCCGCCTGGCATGTTGCTGCAGGAAAAGCGCATCGCCGACGATTTCGGCGTCAGCCGCACGCCGGTGCGTGAGGCGCTACTCAGGCTTTCCGAAGGCGGGCTGGTCGACATTTACCCACAGTCGGGCACCGTCGTGTCGCGCGTGCCGGTTTCTGCGATTCCCGAGGCGGTCGTCGTGCGCAAGGCGCTCGAAGGCACGACCGTCGAGACTGCTGCTCTCCTCGCCACCGCTGCCGACATTGGCCGTCTCGATGCCATCATCGCCCGGCAGCGGTCGCATGCCGCAACAGGCAATGCCTCGAGTTTCCATGAGGAAGACGAGACCTTTCACGAGGCGATCGCACAGACAGCGGGTTATCCCGGAATCTGGGCGATCCTGAAAACGGTCAAGGTGCAGATCGACCGGGCTCGGCGGCTGACGCTGCCGGTGCTCGGGCGGATGGACACTGTGGTGCACGAACATATGATCATTCGCGATGCGCTCGCCGCCCATGATGCGACGGCTGCACGGCACGCGATGATCCATCACCTGAGCGCCGTCATTCCCGACGTCGACGAGCTGCGCTCGCGTTACCCCGATTATTTCTGCTGA
- a CDS encoding TetR/AcrR family transcriptional regulator produces MVQNHEIEKRSRGRPQVRCDDDTRSVIIEAANRQFHESGYAAASIAAIAQEAGVSTKTLYRLFPTKADLFSEMVTERTGRFLMSLDPGTLAVADLRQGLERMLMAYGMLTLSLDTITVTRLVISESDRFPEIANTFYEKAIVRTNTLMEDWLRKQIDRGLIALDEPHAACGMLRGMMIMEPQRAAMLRQEPPPKIEAIEARAKMCSDLFLKGCAL; encoded by the coding sequence ATGGTCCAAAATCACGAAATCGAGAAGAGGTCGCGAGGCCGGCCGCAAGTGCGTTGTGACGACGATACGAGAAGCGTCATCATCGAGGCGGCCAACAGGCAGTTCCACGAGAGCGGCTATGCGGCCGCAAGCATCGCTGCGATCGCACAAGAGGCGGGGGTTTCGACCAAGACGCTCTATCGCCTGTTTCCGACGAAGGCAGACCTCTTTTCCGAGATGGTCACGGAGCGCACGGGGCGCTTTCTCATGTCGCTTGACCCGGGCACCCTCGCCGTGGCCGATCTCAGACAGGGACTTGAACGCATGCTGATGGCCTATGGCATGCTGACGCTCTCGCTGGATACGATCACCGTCACCCGGCTCGTCATCAGCGAGTCCGACCGTTTTCCCGAGATCGCCAATACCTTCTATGAGAAAGCCATCGTCAGGACCAATACGCTGATGGAGGACTGGCTGCGTAAGCAGATCGACCGCGGCCTGATTGCGCTTGACGAGCCGCACGCCGCCTGCGGCATGCTGCGCGGCATGATGATCATGGAGCCGCAGCGCGCCGCAATGCTGCGCCAGGAACCACCGCCGAAAATCGAGGCGATTGAGGCTCGGGCGAAGATGTGCTCCGATCTTTTTTTGAAGGGTTGCGCGCTCTGA
- the uxuA gene encoding mannonate dehydratase has protein sequence MRQGWRWFGPEAPVTLDDVRQTGATNIVSSLHQVPIGRAWTEKEVRERQSLIETTPGDRSPLAWSVVESIPIPDAVKRKGGEATAEIEAWIASLEAVAACGIPIVCYNFMPVVDWTRTELDFVTPTGATAMRFDHERFAAFDLFILERPDAAQHYSGDDRERARIVFEAMSEDEIADITRIITSALPGSTTEPLTIPAFREKLVAYSGIDAARLRRHLIEFLEAVTPAAEARGVKLTLHPDDPPRSLFGLPRIASTADDYAALFDAVPSPANGMCYCTGSLGVRAENDLPAIARRFASRIHFAHLRATSREGDGRTFHESAHLEGDVDMVAVLRELVAEDRRRSAQDTIVFRSDHGHRMLDDLDKIVTPGYPAIGRMRGLAELRGILHALGAPPN, from the coding sequence ATGCGGCAGGGTTGGAGATGGTTCGGGCCGGAAGCGCCGGTGACGCTGGATGATGTCCGCCAGACGGGTGCGACCAACATCGTCTCTTCGCTCCATCAGGTGCCGATTGGCAGAGCGTGGACGGAAAAGGAAGTGCGCGAGCGCCAGTCTCTGATCGAGACCACGCCTGGCGACCGTTCGCCGCTCGCCTGGTCGGTGGTCGAGAGCATTCCGATTCCCGACGCCGTCAAGCGCAAGGGCGGGGAGGCGACGGCCGAAATCGAGGCGTGGATCGCCAGCCTCGAAGCGGTCGCCGCCTGTGGCATTCCGATCGTCTGCTACAATTTCATGCCGGTGGTCGACTGGACCCGCACCGAGCTCGATTTCGTGACGCCGACGGGCGCCACCGCCATGCGGTTCGATCACGAACGTTTCGCAGCCTTCGATCTCTTCATTCTCGAACGGCCGGATGCGGCGCAGCACTATTCCGGCGATGACCGCGAACGGGCGCGTATCGTCTTCGAAGCCATGTCGGAGGACGAGATCGCCGACATCACCCGCATCATCACCTCGGCTCTGCCGGGTTCGACCACCGAGCCTCTGACCATTCCGGCATTCCGGGAAAAGCTGGTCGCCTATAGCGGTATCGATGCCGCACGGCTGCGCCGGCATCTGATCGAATTCCTGGAGGCGGTGACGCCGGCGGCCGAGGCGCGCGGCGTCAAGCTGACGCTGCACCCCGATGATCCGCCGCGTTCGCTGTTCGGCCTGCCGCGCATCGCCTCGACGGCCGATGACTATGCCGCGCTCTTTGATGCGGTGCCGTCGCCAGCCAACGGCATGTGTTATTGCACCGGCAGCCTCGGCGTGCGCGCCGAAAACGACCTGCCTGCGATCGCCCGGCGTTTCGCGTCGCGCATTCACTTTGCCCATCTGCGCGCCACGAGCCGCGAAGGCGACGGCCGGACCTTCCATGAAAGCGCCCATTTGGAAGGCGACGTCGACATGGTCGCCGTGCTCAGGGAACTGGTTGCGGAAGATCGGCGCCGCAGCGCGCAGGACACGATCGTCTTTCGCTCAGACCATGGTCACCGCATGCTCGACGATCTCGACAAGATCGTCACACCTGGCTACCCCGCCATCGGCCGCATGCGCGGCCTTGCAGAACTTCGCGGCATCCTGCATGCGCTCGGCGCGCCGCCGAACTGA
- a CDS encoding nucleoside-diphosphate sugar epimerase/dehydratase, whose amino-acid sequence MPDNTPTETSRSAWFLTPMQALVTPLLAMPRVAKRALALLVDSSFCVLTIWLAYCFRLNEWTVLTGVQWLPVLVSLCMALPIFIVMGMYRAIFRYANLAAFIAVLKAIAIYGLAFMTIFTALSVPGVPRTVGILQPFLLLIAIGLSRLGIRYWLGDAYQRILNKNTVAKVLIYGAGNAGRQLAAALSNNAELNVVGYLDDDPRLKGGIMGGLPIYDPSDLPMLAEALGVHNVLLALPSASRQRRNEILEHIRKARVNVRTLPDLTALAQGRVAVSDIRELEIEDLLGREAVAPRQELLDKAMRNKVVMVTGAGGSIGGELCRQILRNGPSSLILIDQNEFALYNIHAELQKLAELFEHKNLQIVPILCSVRDQDRMEHIIQSWRPQTLYHAAAYKHVPLVEHNAVEGIKNNVLGTLATARAARKCGVANFVLISTDKAVRPTNVMGASKRLAEMVLQALSAESMADRMRTNFCMVRFGNVLGSSGSVVPLFRQQIKEGGPVTLTHPDITRYFMTISEASQLVIQAGAMGEGGDVFLLDMGEPVRIADLARKMVELSGLTVRDEINPEGDIELSVTGLRPGEKLYEELLIGDNPERTQHPRIMKAREDFLSWPELLKKLNSLNAALDRNDMIAARATLAELVSGYSSTGEVSDLAFTGAETNTAALAVNHPALN is encoded by the coding sequence ATGCCTGACAATACGCCCACTGAGACGTCGCGCTCGGCATGGTTCCTAACGCCGATGCAAGCGCTCGTCACTCCTCTGCTGGCGATGCCGCGGGTTGCCAAACGCGCTCTGGCTTTGCTGGTGGATTCCAGCTTTTGCGTTCTGACGATCTGGCTGGCCTATTGCTTCCGCCTGAACGAGTGGACGGTTTTGACCGGCGTACAGTGGCTGCCGGTCTTAGTTTCCTTGTGCATGGCACTGCCGATCTTCATCGTCATGGGCATGTATCGGGCGATCTTCCGCTATGCGAATTTGGCCGCTTTCATCGCCGTGCTGAAGGCCATTGCGATCTACGGCCTCGCCTTCATGACGATATTTACGGCGCTCAGCGTGCCTGGCGTTCCGAGAACCGTCGGTATTCTTCAGCCTTTCCTGCTGCTAATCGCGATCGGCCTGTCGAGGCTGGGTATTCGTTATTGGCTTGGGGACGCCTACCAGCGTATCCTCAACAAGAATACGGTCGCGAAGGTGCTGATTTACGGAGCGGGGAATGCCGGGCGGCAATTGGCCGCCGCCTTAAGCAACAATGCCGAGCTCAATGTCGTCGGCTATCTCGATGACGATCCGCGCCTCAAGGGCGGCATCATGGGCGGATTGCCGATCTACGATCCTTCCGATCTTCCGATGCTCGCCGAAGCTCTTGGCGTGCACAATGTGCTTCTTGCTCTTCCCTCCGCGTCACGGCAGCGTCGCAACGAAATCCTGGAGCATATTCGCAAAGCCAGGGTAAATGTCCGCACGTTGCCGGATCTCACGGCGCTGGCTCAAGGACGTGTCGCCGTCTCGGATATCCGTGAGCTGGAGATCGAAGATCTTCTGGGGAGGGAAGCGGTCGCACCGCGCCAAGAGTTGCTCGACAAGGCAATGCGCAACAAGGTGGTGATGGTCACCGGCGCTGGTGGCTCGATCGGCGGCGAGTTATGCCGTCAGATTCTCCGCAACGGACCGTCCAGCCTGATCCTCATCGATCAGAACGAATTCGCGCTATATAATATTCATGCCGAATTGCAGAAGCTGGCCGAGCTCTTCGAACATAAAAATCTGCAGATCGTTCCAATCCTCTGTTCCGTCCGCGATCAGGATCGCATGGAGCATATCATCCAGAGCTGGCGACCTCAGACGCTCTATCATGCCGCGGCTTACAAGCATGTGCCCCTTGTCGAACATAATGCCGTGGAAGGCATCAAGAATAACGTCCTGGGTACGCTGGCCACGGCACGCGCAGCGCGTAAATGCGGCGTGGCTAATTTCGTGCTGATCAGTACGGACAAGGCCGTGCGCCCGACAAATGTAATGGGCGCCAGCAAGAGGCTGGCGGAGATGGTTCTGCAGGCGCTCTCAGCAGAATCGATGGCCGACAGAATGCGAACAAATTTTTGCATGGTCCGCTTCGGAAACGTCCTTGGCTCCTCTGGATCCGTCGTGCCGCTTTTCAGGCAGCAGATCAAGGAAGGCGGACCTGTTACGCTGACACATCCTGATATAACCCGCTATTTCATGACCATCTCGGAAGCCTCGCAGCTCGTCATCCAGGCAGGCGCCATGGGTGAGGGTGGCGATGTTTTCCTCCTCGATATGGGCGAGCCCGTTCGGATTGCCGATCTCGCCCGCAAGATGGTGGAGTTGTCCGGGTTGACCGTTCGCGACGAGATCAATCCCGAAGGGGATATCGAGCTTTCCGTTACCGGCCTCAGGCCCGGCGAGAAGCTCTATGAAGAACTTCTGATCGGGGATAATCCGGAAAGAACCCAGCATCCCCGGATTATGAAGGCGCGTGAGGATTTCCTGTCCTGGCCGGAGCTTTTGAAAAAGCTCAACTCGCTCAATGCGGCATTGGATCGGAATGATATGATCGCTGCCCGAGCGACATTGGCTGAGCTTGTTTCCGGCTATTCGTCAACGGGCGAGGTCTCGGATCTCGCTTTCACCGGCGCCGAAACCAATACGGCCGCCTTAGCCGTCAATCATCCTGCTCTAAATTAA
- a CDS encoding sugar transferase — protein sequence MGLKRAVDFFLALIASIILLVPILIIALGVRLTSPGPILYWSKRVGRFNQIFLMPKFRSMRVDTPTVATHLLENPDRFLTPIGSFLRKSSLDELPQLWCILKGEMSFVGPRPALYNQDDLIELRTAHGVDKLLPGLTGWAQINGRDELPIPEKVKFDVEYLERRSFGFDMRVLFMTAGKVIRRKGIRH from the coding sequence ATGGGTTTGAAGAGGGCGGTGGATTTTTTCCTGGCTTTGATTGCTTCGATCATCCTGCTCGTTCCGATCCTTATCATCGCTCTTGGTGTTCGCCTCACCTCGCCGGGACCAATCCTCTATTGGTCAAAACGTGTCGGCCGCTTCAATCAGATCTTCCTGATGCCGAAGTTCCGCAGCATGCGCGTCGACACACCAACGGTTGCCACGCATCTGCTCGAAAATCCGGATCGGTTTTTGACACCCATCGGCTCTTTTTTGCGCAAATCCAGCCTCGACGAACTGCCGCAACTCTGGTGCATTCTCAAGGGTGAAATGAGTTTCGTCGGACCCAGGCCGGCGCTCTACAATCAGGATGATCTGATCGAATTGCGGACGGCGCACGGCGTCGACAAGTTACTGCCCGGATTGACGGGTTGGGCACAGATCAACGGCCGCGACGAGTTGCCGATTCCGGAGAAGGTGAAATTCGACGTCGAATATCTCGAGCGACGTTCATTCGGCTTCGATATGCGCGTCCTGTTTATGACCGCAGGGAAGGTTATCCGCCGAAAGGGAATACGGCATTAA
- a CDS encoding O-antigen ligase family protein, with protein sequence MKYLRQLKIAVLYPENGAGSARDRNNRIAVFFFAILPGLSPNFNLFILLASMVWGLCCLATGSLALNLSKSDRLVAIGMSIYPLVMIASIFINPPYSEELDWIFRLLPFFSVWLLLPRMRQSPDGRLVPLFILSAGIGMIVTFLFSLLQIMFLMERAEAGTSNAALLGIIGVLFGGIALLNVQSPKSVEQRIAILGYAAGLGCVLLSGTRSAWLVIPVHIVIFLWYFRKHSFHLSLRSLAITGSVLFAGLIALGSGQILHRIEALQENMASLDRSDGEVTSLSARFALYKGAVSAISKDPLTGYGPQNRMASVLAELPDSLRPQLTYSHVHNGFLTAGIDAGIFGIAALSLMLATPVIGAWRKEAGPGRDLAIALALLLVSSYVITGSFGIMFNQKALDPIFAYLVALICVDRGSTGFAPVVRN encoded by the coding sequence GTGAAATACCTCAGACAACTGAAGATAGCAGTGCTCTATCCAGAAAATGGGGCGGGAAGCGCACGTGATCGGAACAACCGCATTGCGGTCTTTTTCTTTGCAATCCTTCCCGGACTTTCGCCGAACTTTAACTTGTTCATCCTTCTCGCATCAATGGTGTGGGGCCTCTGCTGTCTGGCGACGGGCAGCCTGGCCTTGAACCTGTCGAAATCCGACCGGCTGGTTGCCATTGGCATGTCGATCTACCCGCTGGTGATGATCGCGAGCATATTCATCAATCCACCTTACTCCGAAGAACTGGACTGGATATTCCGGCTGCTGCCTTTCTTTTCGGTCTGGCTGTTATTGCCGCGAATGCGCCAGTCTCCCGATGGCCGCCTCGTGCCGCTGTTTATTCTCAGCGCAGGTATCGGCATGATCGTTACCTTTCTCTTCAGTCTGCTGCAGATCATGTTTCTGATGGAGAGGGCGGAGGCTGGGACATCGAATGCTGCACTGCTGGGCATCATAGGCGTTCTTTTCGGCGGCATAGCGCTTCTTAACGTTCAATCCCCGAAAAGCGTGGAGCAAAGAATTGCGATCTTGGGGTATGCCGCCGGTCTAGGCTGCGTACTGCTTTCGGGAACGCGCTCGGCCTGGCTCGTCATTCCCGTTCATATCGTCATTTTTCTCTGGTATTTCCGCAAACACAGTTTCCATCTGAGCTTGCGCAGTCTCGCCATCACCGGCTCTGTGCTGTTTGCGGGACTTATCGCTTTGGGCAGTGGCCAAATCCTCCATCGCATCGAGGCGCTGCAGGAGAATATGGCATCGCTCGACCGCAGCGACGGCGAGGTCACGTCGCTCAGTGCACGGTTCGCTCTTTATAAAGGGGCAGTATCAGCAATCAGTAAGGACCCGCTGACCGGCTATGGCCCGCAAAATCGGATGGCTTCGGTGTTGGCGGAGCTGCCCGACAGCTTAAGGCCGCAGCTGACCTATTCGCATGTTCACAACGGTTTTCTCACGGCGGGAATCGACGCCGGTATTTTCGGCATCGCAGCGCTTTCGCTGATGCTCGCGACGCCCGTGATTGGCGCGTGGAGAAAGGAAGCTGGGCCGGGCCGGGATCTGGCCATTGCGCTCGCTCTGCTGCTCGTCAGCAGCTACGTCATAACAGGCAGCTTTGGCATCATGTTCAATCAGAAGGCCTTGGATCCGATCTTCGCCTATCTGGTCGCTCTTATTTGCGTGGATCGCGGCAGCACAGGCTTTGCGCCCGTCGTTCGCAACTGA